A single genomic interval of Bradyrhizobium sp. sBnM-33 harbors:
- a CDS encoding ISNCY family transposase yields the protein MSRIAERQVSFADWELVRQGLCLEPLLQAISDFLDDQKDIIDQVRCDLTRGLKKAETGRSGLTPQQVLRSLVLMRVKNWNYRELRERIADGCTLRQFTDFYCLPVPRHDAFHRGFNRLTPETLKAINDLVVRAAVELGLEDGQKLRVDTTVVQTDIHHPTDNTLLWDVVRVVTRLIGRLATALERRRIKGFRDRTRSARRRMQEIQQMTTRQRQDQQTAIYRELIGIAEEVIESARKALRQTRKARGKDMITDLAIAETRKEIEHFCGLADRVTDQSRRRVLNGEQVPTAELYSIFEPHTDLIKRGKVRSPIEFGHKVLFAESARGLITQYDVLDGNPIDEQHVVISLVRHRQTFGDVPKLYGSDRGFFSEKNVMSCKQEGVKVMCIPQQGGTKAPEREAYEKSREFKDGQRFRAGIEGRISVLFRGRGMKRCLAEGRERFELWVAAAVLANNLMKIAALLADRSSRRRKAA from the coding sequence GTGTCCCGGATAGCGGAGCGGCAGGTCAGTTTTGCTGATTGGGAGTTGGTGCGTCAGGGCCTGTGCCTTGAGCCGTTGCTGCAGGCGATTTCCGATTTTCTTGACGACCAGAAGGACATAATCGACCAGGTCCGCTGCGATCTGACGCGGGGTTTGAAGAAGGCCGAGACGGGTCGCAGCGGCCTGACGCCGCAACAGGTGCTGCGCTCGCTGGTTCTGATGCGCGTCAAGAACTGGAACTATCGCGAATTACGTGAGCGGATCGCCGACGGATGCACGCTGCGCCAGTTCACGGACTTCTATTGTCTGCCAGTGCCTCGACATGATGCGTTCCACCGCGGCTTCAATCGGCTCACGCCCGAGACGCTCAAGGCGATCAATGATCTGGTGGTGCGGGCGGCGGTCGAGCTCGGACTGGAAGACGGCCAAAAGCTGCGTGTCGATACCACGGTGGTGCAGACCGACATTCATCATCCGACCGACAACACGCTGTTGTGGGATGTCGTTCGCGTGGTCACGCGCCTGATCGGTCGCCTCGCCACAGCGCTGGAGCGGCGGCGGATCAAGGGGTTCCGAGATCGGACGCGATCGGCGCGGCGGCGGATGCAAGAGATCCAACAAATGACCACAAGGCAGCGCCAGGATCAGCAGACCGCGATATATCGCGAACTCATTGGCATTGCCGAGGAAGTCATCGAAAGCGCACGAAAGGCGCTCCGGCAAACCCGTAAAGCGCGCGGCAAAGATATGATCACCGATCTGGCCATCGCGGAGACGCGCAAAGAGATAGAGCACTTTTGTGGTCTTGCAGACCGTGTGACAGATCAGTCGCGCCGCCGTGTGCTTAACGGCGAGCAAGTTCCAACGGCCGAGCTCTATTCGATTTTTGAGCCCCACACGGACCTCATCAAGCGCGGCAAGGTGCGGTCGCCGATCGAGTTTGGCCACAAGGTCCTCTTCGCCGAAAGCGCGCGCGGCTTGATCACGCAGTATGACGTGCTAGACGGAAATCCCATCGACGAACAGCATGTGGTTATCTCGCTGGTACGCCACAGGCAGACCTTCGGCGACGTCCCCAAATTGTACGGATCGGATCGCGGCTTCTTCAGCGAGAAGAACGTGATGTCGTGCAAGCAGGAAGGCGTCAAGGTGATGTGCATCCCACAGCAGGGCGGCACCAAGGCGCCCGAACGCGAAGCCTATGAGAAGAGCCGGGAGTTCAAGGACGGCCAGCGCTTTCGCGCCGGCATCGAGGGGCGCATCTCAGTATTATTCCGCGGTCGCGGCATGAAGCGTTGTCTCGCCGAAGGTCGCGAGCGCTTCGAGCTATGGGTTGCAGCCGCCGTGCTCGCCAACAACCTCATGAAGATCGCAGCCCTGTTGGCGGACCGATCATCGCGCAGACGAAAAGCCGCCTGA
- a CDS encoding response regulator transcription factor, which yields MSTPPLISIVDDDGSVRAAINNLLKSRGYIVHTFVSAEEFLRSPHLNGTSCVIADVQMSIMSGLDLLTHMRAQGYSAPFIFITAFPDDRVRARALSAGAICFLAKPFAGRHLIRCLDTALDKYRGGASA from the coding sequence TTGTCCACGCCTCCGCTCATTTCCATCGTCGATGACGACGGGTCGGTCCGTGCTGCGATAAATAATCTTTTGAAATCCCGCGGCTATATCGTCCATACATTTGTGTCGGCCGAGGAGTTCTTGCGCTCGCCCCATCTGAACGGAACATCGTGTGTGATTGCGGATGTGCAGATGTCGATTATGAGCGGCTTGGACCTGCTGACACATATGCGGGCCCAGGGTTACAGTGCACCGTTCATTTTCATCACTGCCTTTCCCGATGATCGCGTTCGCGCCCGTGCGCTGAGCGCCGGAGCGATTTGCTTCCTGGCCAAGCCCTTCGCTGGACGGCACTTGATCAGGTGCCTCGATACCGCACTGGATAAGTATCGCGGCGGAGCCAGCGCATGA
- a CDS encoding response regulator transcription factor encodes MTGRSDSPHQGVKTEEPSGRAIVFVIDDDVSMRRSLANLFRSVNLDVAAFGSAQEMLQGNLPEVASCLVLDVRLPGLSGLELQTELAKLNLHIPIIFITGHGDIPMSVKAMKGGAVDFLTKPFRDQELLDAVVAATERDRKRREVEKTVANLQSLFETLSPREQAVMKLVAAGLMNKQVAAELELAEMTVRIYRGRVMKKMGARSLADLVRMAETLGICANHPE; translated from the coding sequence GTGACCGGGCGCTCCGACTCGCCGCACCAAGGCGTGAAGACCGAGGAGCCGAGCGGAAGGGCGATCGTGTTCGTGATCGACGACGACGTCTCAATGCGTCGTTCGCTCGCGAATCTTTTTCGATCGGTGAACCTGGACGTTGCTGCGTTCGGATCGGCGCAGGAAATGCTGCAAGGCAACCTTCCGGAGGTTGCCAGCTGCCTCGTCCTTGACGTCAGGCTTCCTGGATTGAGCGGCCTCGAGCTGCAGACTGAGCTAGCCAAGTTGAACCTTCACATTCCGATTATTTTCATTACTGGCCATGGCGACATTCCAATGAGCGTCAAGGCCATGAAGGGTGGAGCGGTCGATTTTCTTACCAAGCCGTTTCGCGATCAGGAGCTGCTTGACGCTGTCGTCGCTGCGACCGAACGGGATCGCAAGAGGCGGGAAGTTGAGAAGACGGTTGCGAACTTGCAGTCCTTGTTCGAGACCTTAAGCCCACGGGAACAGGCAGTGATGAAACTGGTCGCTGCCGGCCTGATGAACAAACAAGTAGCCGCAGAGCTCGAGCTCGCCGAAATGACCGTCAGGATCTATCGCGGACGGGTGATGAAGAAAATGGGCGCACGGTCGCTGGCCGATTTAGTCAGAATGGCTGAGACCCTCGGAATTTGTGCCAACCACCCCGAATGA
- a CDS encoding glycoside hydrolase family 127 protein — MNQRDVAEVNLHDLQVSDPLIGKCQHLVTEVAIPYQWDALNDRNPAATPSHAVENFRIAAGRAKGEFYGTVFQDSDVAKWLEALAWSLCQTPNPDLEKAADELIELIAAAQCGDGYLNTYFMLKAPQDRWSNLAECHELYCAGHLIEAGIAFFLATGKRRLLEVVCKLADHLGTVFGPERDQLHGYDGHPEIELALTRLYEVTQEQRYLTLANYFVEQRGTEPHFYDIEHEKRRQSCHVKSSGVPLTVKNKAYSQAHLPISEQRTATGHAVRFVYLMTAVAHLARLRQNEQQRQACLRLWQNMVQRQIYITGGIGSQSFGEAFSSDYDLPNDTAYAESCASIGLMMFARRMLEMEVDSRYADVMERAFYNTVLGSIAFDGRHYFYVNPLEVHPKTLRSNGIYSHVRPVRQRWFGCACCPPNIARIFTSIGHYIYTPCSDALYINLYIGNSVAVSVGGHTLRLLMSGNYPWRDEVEIAVESAQPIAHTLALRLPAWCSAPETTLNGEPVNCESRKGYLHIHRTWRQGDRVKLSLPMEVRRVYGHPQLRNLAGKVAIQRGPLIYCLEEADNGTELHNVWLPAESRFSLIEGTGLFSDKILLQADGARLQHTHSEERALYQYDKVPGQLQLQPLTFIPWFSWANRGEGEMRIWINER; from the coding sequence ATGAATCAGCGGGATGTGGCCGAAGTCAATCTTCACGACCTACAGGTCTCGGATCCGCTGATTGGGAAATGCCAGCACTTGGTGACGGAAGTGGCGATTCCCTATCAATGGGACGCGCTGAACGACCGCAATCCCGCAGCGACACCGAGCCACGCGGTAGAAAACTTCCGTATTGCCGCCGGACGTGCGAAGGGGGAGTTCTACGGCACGGTTTTTCAGGACAGTGATGTCGCAAAATGGCTAGAGGCGCTTGCTTGGTCGCTATGCCAGACACCCAATCCGGACCTGGAGAAAGCCGCCGATGAGCTGATTGAATTGATTGCGGCCGCCCAATGCGGCGACGGCTATCTCAACACCTATTTCATGCTAAAGGCGCCTCAGGACCGCTGGAGCAACCTAGCCGAATGCCATGAGCTTTACTGTGCCGGCCACTTGATTGAAGCGGGTATCGCTTTCTTTCTGGCTACTGGCAAACGACGCCTGCTGGAGGTCGTTTGCAAGCTTGCTGACCATCTCGGCACAGTTTTCGGCCCGGAGCGCGATCAGTTACACGGCTATGATGGCCATCCAGAAATTGAACTTGCATTGACGCGCCTCTACGAAGTAACGCAGGAGCAGCGATATCTGACGCTAGCCAATTATTTCGTGGAGCAACGCGGCACAGAGCCGCACTTCTATGACATAGAACACGAGAAACGCCGGCAATCCTGCCACGTCAAATCATCTGGCGTGCCCTTGACGGTGAAAAATAAAGCCTATAGCCAGGCGCACCTGCCAATTTCGGAACAGCGGACCGCAACCGGTCATGCGGTTCGGTTTGTATACCTCATGACTGCGGTCGCTCATCTCGCGCGGCTGCGTCAGAACGAGCAGCAACGCCAGGCTTGCCTGCGGCTATGGCAAAACATGGTGCAGCGCCAGATCTATATCACCGGCGGTATCGGCTCGCAAAGCTTCGGCGAAGCGTTCAGCAGTGATTACGATCTGCCGAACGATACTGCGTACGCGGAAAGTTGCGCGTCGATTGGCCTGATGATGTTCGCGCGCCGTATGCTGGAGATGGAAGTGGACAGTCGCTATGCCGACGTGATGGAGCGCGCGTTCTACAATACGGTCCTGGGCAGTATCGCTTTTGATGGGCGTCACTATTTCTATGTTAACCCGCTCGAAGTTCATCCCAAAACGCTGCGGTCCAATGGCATCTACAGTCATGTCAGGCCGGTGCGGCAACGCTGGTTTGGCTGCGCCTGCTGTCCGCCGAACATCGCACGCATCTTCACATCAATTGGTCATTACATCTATACGCCATGCTCCGACGCGCTCTATATCAATCTCTATATTGGCAATAGCGTGGCGGTATCGGTCGGCGGGCATACGCTGCGGTTGCTCATGAGCGGCAACTATCCTTGGAGGGACGAGGTGGAAATCGCTGTGGAATCTGCACAGCCAATCGCCCACACGCTCGCCCTGCGCCTGCCGGCATGGTGCAGCGCGCCGGAGACGACCCTGAACGGCGAACCTGTCAATTGCGAGTCGCGCAAGGGCTATTTGCACATTCACCGCACGTGGCGGCAGGGAGATCGGGTCAAACTATCGCTGCCGATGGAAGTACGCCGCGTATACGGTCATCCGCAACTTCGCAATTTGGCGGGCAAGGTGGCTATCCAGCGTGGCCCTTTGATTTATTGTCTGGAAGAAGCCGACAACGGGACCGAGTTACACAACGTTTGGCTTCCTGCAGAAAGCCGGTTTTCGCTTATCGAAGGCACTGGTCTCTTTAGCGACAAGATTTTGCTGCAGGCTGATGGGGCCAGGTTGCAACACACGCATTCTGAAGAAAGGGCGCTTTATCAGTACGACAAAGTGCCCGGACAGCTACAACTGCAGCCGCTGACATTCATTCCGTGGTTCAGCTGGGCTAACCGCGGCGAAGGCGAAATGCGGATTTGGATTAATGAGCGTTGA
- a CDS encoding sigma 54-interacting transcriptional regulator, producing the protein MADMATPFLDEIGEISPLPQKLLCLLQEQGFQRVGD; encoded by the coding sequence ATGGCTGACATGGCAACGCCGTTTCTCGACGAGATCGGTGAGATCTCGCCACTCCCCCAGAAGCTGCTCTGTCTCCTGCAGGAGCAGGGGTTCCAGCGCGTCGGCGACTAG
- a CDS encoding 4Fe-4S binding protein yields MAYKIIASQCTVCGACEFECPNAAIGLKNDIYVIDPKKCTQCEGDFDAPQCAVVCPVPDTCVQA; encoded by the coding sequence ATGGCTTACAAGATAATTGCCTCCCAGTGCACCGTCTGCGGCGCGTGTGAGTTCGAATGCCCCAACGCAGCAATCGGCCTCAAGAACGACATCTATGTAATCGATCCGAAGAAGTGCACCCAATGCGAGGGTGATTTTGACGCGCCGCAATGCGCTGTTGTCTGCCCGGTGCCCGACACATGCGTGCAGGCATAG
- the sufC gene encoding Fe-S cluster assembly ATPase SufC: MSLLEVKDLKVRVEDREILHGLTLTVNPGEVHAIMGPNGSGKSTLSHVIAGKPGYEVTDGQILFRGEDLLEMEPDERAAKGVFLAFQYPVEIPGVATMNFLRTALNAQRKARGESEFSTPDFLKKVREVAKSLNIPQDMLKRGVNAGFSGGEKKRNEILQMALFEPAVCILDEMDSGLDIDALRIAADGVNALRSPHRAMIVITHYQRLLDYIVPDVVHVMSKGRVVKSGGQQLALELEAAGYAQFEDVA, from the coding sequence ATGTCATTGCTTGAAGTGAAAGATCTGAAAGTCCGTGTCGAGGATCGCGAAATTCTCCACGGGCTGACGCTCACCGTGAATCCGGGCGAAGTGCACGCAATCATGGGACCGAACGGTTCCGGCAAATCGACGCTGTCGCACGTCATCGCGGGCAAGCCGGGCTATGAAGTCACCGATGGCCAGATCCTGTTCCGGGGCGAAGACCTCCTGGAGATGGAGCCGGACGAGCGCGCCGCCAAGGGCGTGTTCCTGGCGTTCCAGTATCCGGTCGAAATCCCTGGCGTCGCCACCATGAACTTCCTGCGCACCGCGCTGAACGCTCAGCGCAAGGCGCGTGGCGAGAGCGAGTTCTCGACGCCCGACTTTCTCAAGAAGGTGCGCGAAGTCGCAAAGTCCCTCAACATCCCGCAGGACATGCTCAAGCGCGGCGTCAATGCCGGCTTTTCCGGCGGCGAGAAGAAGCGCAACGAGATCTTGCAGATGGCGCTGTTCGAGCCTGCCGTCTGCATCCTCGATGAAATGGATTCCGGCCTCGATATCGACGCGCTCAGGATAGCGGCCGATGGCGTCAATGCGCTGCGCTCGCCGCATCGGGCGATGATCGTCATCACCCACTATCAGCGACTCCTGGACTACATCGTGCCTGACGTTGTGCACGTGATGTCGAAAGGGCGCGTCGTGAAGAGCGGCGGCCAGCAGCTCGCGCTGGAACTCGAGGCCGCCGGGTACGCCCAGTTCGAGGACGTGGCCTAA
- a CDS encoding NADP-dependent malic enzyme, with the protein MSSHSEDLLSAALAYHRLPRPGKLEIQAIKPLVNQRDLALAYSPGVAAACTEIAKDPAEAASLTARGNLVAVVSNGSAVLGLGNIGPLASKPVMEGKAVLFKKFAGIDVFDIEIAADTIERVVETVAALEPTFGGINLEDIKGPECFEIEAQLKERMKIPVFHDDQHGTAIIVGAAITNALLLNGKKLADIKIVCSGAGAAAIACLNLLVSLGAQRKNIWVCDIDGVVHEGRNTLMDRWKAVYAQKTNARVLADVIGGADIFLGLSAPNVLTPDMVKSMADQPLVMALANPNPEIMPDEARKARPDAMICTGRSDFPNQVNNVLCFPFIFRGALDVGATGINEEMKHAAVEAIAQLARDPPSDAVARGFDSGETQGFGPGSLIPSPFDPRLILRIAPAVARAAMESGVATRPIKNFDEYTALLERFAFRSGLVMKPVFAKAKTQPVRVIYAEGEDERVLRATQVVLEEKLARPILVGRPSVVEARLKRFGLSIKAGQDFDLVNPEDDPRYRSYVQTYIDVAGRRGVTPEGARTVVRTNNTVIAALAVVRGEADAMICGVEGRYMSHLRHVREIVGFLPGVSDFAALSMMITTKGSYFIADTQVRPNPSAEELAEVASLAANHVQRFNMKPRVAFVSHSDFGSYDTDSSRKMRRATALLKEKHPEIEADGEMQGDTALSATARKLVLPHSNLEGDANILIMPNLDTANVAYQMIKTLADALPVGPILIGPARPAHILTPGVTARGVLNMTAVAAVEALERAGRPQLG; encoded by the coding sequence ATGTCATCCCATTCTGAAGATCTCCTTTCGGCGGCGCTGGCTTATCACCGGCTGCCACGACCCGGTAAGCTCGAAATCCAGGCGATCAAGCCGCTCGTCAACCAGCGCGACCTTGCGCTCGCCTATTCGCCCGGCGTTGCCGCCGCCTGCACCGAAATCGCCAAAGACCCCGCTGAGGCCGCCTCGCTGACGGCGCGTGGCAATTTGGTCGCTGTGGTCAGTAACGGCAGCGCCGTGCTCGGCCTCGGCAACATCGGCCCGCTGGCCTCCAAGCCCGTCATGGAGGGCAAGGCGGTCCTGTTCAAGAAATTCGCCGGCATCGACGTCTTCGACATCGAAATCGCCGCCGACACCATCGAGCGCGTGGTCGAGACGGTGGCGGCGCTGGAGCCGACCTTCGGCGGCATCAATCTCGAGGACATCAAGGGACCGGAGTGTTTTGAGATCGAGGCGCAGCTCAAGGAGCGCATGAAGATCCCGGTGTTCCACGACGACCAGCATGGTACCGCCATCATCGTGGGCGCTGCGATCACCAACGCGCTATTGCTGAACGGCAAGAAACTCGCCGACATCAAGATCGTCTGCTCCGGCGCGGGCGCGGCCGCGATCGCCTGCCTGAATCTCCTGGTCTCGCTGGGGGCGCAGCGCAAGAACATCTGGGTCTGCGACATCGACGGCGTGGTGCACGAGGGGCGCAATACGCTGATGGACCGCTGGAAGGCGGTCTATGCGCAGAAGACCAATGCGCGCGTGCTGGCTGACGTGATCGGCGGCGCGGATATTTTCTTAGGATTATCCGCGCCCAACGTACTGACGCCTGACATGGTCAAGTCGATGGCGGACCAGCCGCTGGTGATGGCGCTGGCCAATCCGAATCCGGAAATCATGCCGGACGAGGCGCGGAAAGCGCGGCCCGATGCGATGATCTGCACCGGGCGTTCCGACTTCCCGAATCAAGTCAACAACGTCCTGTGCTTCCCGTTCATCTTCCGCGGCGCGCTCGACGTCGGCGCCACCGGGATCAACGAGGAAATGAAACATGCGGCCGTCGAGGCGATCGCGCAGCTCGCGCGCGATCCGCCGTCGGATGCGGTGGCGCGCGGGTTTGACAGCGGCGAGACGCAAGGTTTTGGGCCGGGCTCGCTGATTCCGAGCCCGTTCGATCCACGGCTGATCCTGCGCATCGCGCCCGCGGTGGCGAGGGCCGCGATGGAATCCGGCGTGGCGACGCGCCCGATCAAGAATTTCGACGAATACACCGCGTTGCTCGAACGCTTTGCGTTCCGCTCCGGCCTCGTCATGAAGCCGGTCTTCGCGAAAGCCAAGACCCAGCCGGTCCGCGTGATCTATGCCGAGGGCGAGGACGAGCGCGTGCTGCGTGCGACGCAGGTCGTGCTCGAGGAAAAACTGGCGCGGCCGATTTTGGTGGGGCGTCCCTCGGTCGTCGAGGCGAGGCTTAAGCGGTTCGGCCTCTCGATCAAGGCCGGGCAGGATTTCGATCTCGTCAATCCCGAGGACGATCCGCGCTATCGCTCCTATGTGCAGACTTATATTGACGTCGCCGGCCGGCGCGGAGTCACGCCCGAAGGCGCACGTACCGTGGTACGCACCAACAACACCGTGATCGCAGCCCTTGCGGTGGTCCGCGGTGAGGCCGATGCCATGATCTGCGGCGTCGAAGGCCGCTATATGAGCCATCTGCGCCACGTCCGCGAGATCGTCGGTTTCCTGCCCGGCGTCAGCGATTTCGCGGCGCTGTCGATGATGATCACCACCAAGGGTTCCTATTTCATCGCCGATACCCAGGTGCGCCCGAACCCGAGCGCCGAGGAACTCGCGGAGGTGGCGTCGCTGGCGGCAAACCATGTGCAGCGGTTCAACATGAAGCCACGCGTCGCCTTCGTGTCACATTCCGACTTCGGCAGTTATGATACGGATTCCTCGCGCAAGATGCGCCGCGCCACCGCGCTGCTGAAGGAAAAGCATCCGGAGATCGAGGCCGATGGCGAGATGCAGGGCGATACCGCGCTCTCGGCCACGGCGCGCAAGCTCGTGCTGCCGCATTCCAACCTGGAAGGCGACGCCAACATCCTGATCATGCCGAACCTCGACACCGCCAACGTCGCCTACCAGATGATCAAGACGCTGGCGGATGCGTTGCCGGTCGGGCCGATCCTGATCGGGCCGGCGCGTCCGGCGCATATCCTCACCCCGGGGGTGACGGCGCGCGGCGTGCTCAACATGACGGCGGTTGCCGCCGTCGAAGCCCTGGAGCGCGCCGGCCGCCCGCAACTCGGCTAA
- a CDS encoding SufE family protein — translation MAHDEAPQLQGCVSQSGSPLLRSPTAAHLVGDGRAHIAPGLVAILIRMLLGRPAREIVAADPHALLECLEHLKPQRSYDFRSMVFCMRVDAQAALADAP, via the coding sequence ATGGCACATGACGAGGCGCCCCAGCTGCAAGGCTGCGTCAGCCAGTCTGGTTCACCATTGTTGCGAAGCCCGACCGCTGCTCACCTCGTTGGCGACGGTCGTGCGCACATTGCGCCTGGCCTCGTCGCCATCCTGATCCGAATGCTATTGGGCCGACCAGCCAGAGAGATCGTCGCGGCCGATCCGCACGCGTTGCTCGAGTGCCTTGAGCACCTCAAGCCACAGCGCTCGTACGATTTCCGCTCTATGGTCTTCTGCATGCGCGTCGACGCCCAGGCCGCCCTAGCTGATGCGCCTTAA
- the nifD gene encoding nitrogenase molybdenum-iron protein alpha chain — MSLAPTQSIAEIKARNKELIQEVLKVYPEKTAKRRAKHLNVHEVGKSDCGVKSNLKSIPGVMTIRGCAYAGSKGVVWGPIKDMIHISHGPVGCGQYSWGSRRNYYVGTTGIDSFVTLQFTSDFQEKDIVFGGDKKLVKVIDEIQELFPLNNGITIQSECPIGLIGDDIEAVSRAKSKEYGGKTIVPVRCEGFRGVSQSLGHHIANDAVRDWVFDKVTPESKPTFEPTPYDVAIIGDYNIGGDAWSSRILLEEMGLRVIAQWSGDGSLAELEATPKAKLNVLHCYRSMNYISRHMEEKFGIPWCEYNFFGPSKIVESLRKIAGYFDDKIKEGAERVIAKYQPLVDAVIAKYRPRLEGKSVMLFVGGLRPRHVIGAYEDLGMEVVGTGYEFGHNDDYQRTAQHYVKDGTLIYDDVTGYEFERFVEKVQPDLVGSGIKEKYVFQKMGVPFRQMHSWDYSGPYHGYDGFAIFARDMDMAINSPIWKKTKAPWKDVPKPKLLAAE, encoded by the coding sequence ATGAGTCTAGCCCCGACCCAGAGCATCGCAGAAATCAAAGCCCGCAACAAAGAGCTGATTCAGGAGGTGCTGAAGGTCTATCCGGAGAAGACCGCAAAACGGCGCGCCAAGCACCTCAATGTTCACGAGGTCGGCAAGTCGGACTGCGGAGTCAAGTCCAACCTCAAATCCATCCCCGGCGTGATGACGATCCGCGGCTGCGCCTACGCGGGCTCCAAAGGTGTGGTCTGGGGACCGATCAAGGACATGATCCATATCAGCCATGGTCCGGTCGGCTGTGGACAGTACTCGTGGGGCTCGCGGCGTAACTATTACGTCGGCACGACAGGCATCGATAGTTTCGTGACCTTGCAGTTCACATCCGACTTCCAGGAAAAGGATATCGTGTTCGGCGGCGACAAGAAGCTCGTCAAAGTCATTGACGAGATCCAGGAGCTGTTCCCGCTCAACAACGGCATCACCATCCAATCGGAATGCCCGATCGGCCTGATCGGCGACGACATCGAGGCGGTCTCCAGGGCGAAGTCGAAGGAATATGGGGGCAAGACCATCGTGCCGGTCCGCTGCGAGGGTTTCCGCGGCGTGTCACAATCGCTCGGTCACCATATTGCCAACGACGCGGTGCGCGATTGGGTGTTCGACAAGGTCACGCCCGAGAGCAAGCCGACGTTCGAGCCGACGCCCTATGATGTCGCGATCATCGGCGACTACAATATCGGCGGCGACGCGTGGTCATCCCGAATCCTGCTGGAGGAAATGGGCCTGCGCGTTATCGCGCAGTGGTCCGGCGACGGTTCCCTGGCCGAGCTCGAGGCAACGCCAAAGGCGAAGCTTAACGTGCTGCATTGCTACCGCTCGATGAACTACATCTCGCGGCACATGGAGGAGAAGTTTGGCATTCCCTGGTGCGAATACAACTTCTTCGGGCCCTCTAAGATCGTGGAGTCGCTGCGCAAGATCGCCGGCTATTTCGACGACAAGATCAAGGAGGGTGCCGAGCGGGTGATTGCAAAATATCAGCCGCTGGTGGACGCGGTGATCGCTAAGTATCGCCCGCGCCTGGAAGGCAAGAGCGTGATGCTGTTCGTTGGCGGACTGCGTCCGCGCCACGTGATCGGCGCTTATGAAGATCTCGGCATGGAGGTCGTCGGCACCGGCTACGAGTTCGGCCACAATGATGACTACCAACGCACCGCCCAGCACTACGTCAAGGATGGCACGTTGATCTACGACGACGTTACCGGCTACGAGTTCGAACGCTTCGTCGAGAAGGTCCAGCCTGACCTGGTCGGCTCGGGCATCAAGGAAAAATATGTCTTCCAGAAGATGGGCGTGCCGTTCCGCCAAATGCACTCCTGGGACTATTCGGGTCCGTATCATGGCTATGATGGATTTGCGATCTTCGCGCGCGACATGGACATGGCCATCAACTCACCGATCTGGAAGAAGACCAAGGCGCCGTGGAAGGACGTCCCGAAGCCGAAGCTGTTGGCTGCCGAATAA